A genomic stretch from Phycisphaerae bacterium includes:
- a CDS encoding PEP-CTERM sorting domain-containing protein (PEP-CTERM proteins occur, often in large numbers, in the proteomes of bacteria that also encode an exosortase, a predicted intramembrane cysteine proteinase. The presence of a PEP-CTERM domain at a protein's C-terminus predicts cleavage within the sorting domain, followed by covalent anchoring to some some component of the (usually Gram-negative) cell surface. Many PEP-CTERM proteins exhibit an unusual sequence composition that includes large numbers of potential glycosylation sites. Expression of one such protein has been shown restore the ability of a bacterium to form floc, a type of biofilm.): MIVALSAPGQAVAGPLFFEDFEGYTSFSGSQNPGLPLVSEGAKETWYGGRFEAGDGGSIDSDLSVWRLPSVYPQNITFGQFEDDAGLLFRVSTLGVANPVLSFQWKTHNTESGDRFVAGYYVGSINFTGDTPDGPNDNRVRRFNQDGPQWNGGGWVELLRSRNETTWTTSTYNLPGNQANVWVAFWMDNGEGDLGKVDNIIVTPEPMTAMLLLLGLAGLKRRHRRTI, encoded by the coding sequence ATGATTGTTGCGCTATCAGCCCCCGGTCAGGCCGTGGCGGGGCCACTGTTCTTCGAGGACTTCGAGGGTTACACAAGCTTCTCAGGCAGCCAGAATCCGGGTTTGCCGTTGGTCTCTGAGGGCGCCAAAGAGACATGGTACGGTGGTCGATTCGAAGCTGGCGACGGAGGATCGATTGATTCTGATCTTTCCGTCTGGCGACTGCCGAGTGTGTATCCACAGAACATCACATTTGGACAATTCGAAGACGATGCAGGACTTCTGTTTCGCGTCAGCACGCTCGGCGTGGCCAATCCGGTTCTGAGTTTTCAATGGAAAACGCACAACACCGAGAGCGGCGACCGCTTCGTCGCGGGTTATTATGTCGGCAGCATCAACTTCACCGGCGATACACCCGACGGGCCCAACGACAACCGCGTTCGCCGGTTCAATCAAGACGGTCCGCAATGGAATGGCGGCGGCTGGGTTGAGCTGCTCCGCAGTCGAAACGAAACAACATGGACGACTTCAACCTATAATCTTCCGGGTAATCAGGCGAATGTGTGGGTGGCATTCTGGATGGACAACGGCGAAGGCGATCTTGGCAAGGTCGACAATATCATCGTGACGCCGGAGCCGATGACTGCGATGTTGCTGTTGCTTGGTTTGGCAGGACTGAAGCGTCGACACCGCCGGACCATCTGA
- a CDS encoding DEAD/DEAH box helicase, with protein sequence MHRHPDLSQSFAELGIEIPILRALKAVEYKEPSPIQRELIPVVLSGRDVLGQARTGTGKTASFGLPILQKIDPTGPLQAMILTPTRELAVQVLGELRRLAKFLEVHCVPVYGGTRMAQQIHQLGRKPHLIVGTPGRVMDMLDRGMLKLDGLRFVVLDEVDRMLDIGFREDIRNILGRIKHPHQTVFVSATLEPEVVKLSKSFMTDPVEINVSRDQLTVDAITQQYVVVNQWDKYRLLRKILENEKPTLVIIFTRTKHGARKLARRLHGDGIEAREIHGDLVQQKRERIMERFRKHHIPILVATDLAARGIDVHGITHIINYDLPEDIEIYVHRIGRTARMGATGKAISLVTPEQGGMLTEVEMLINKQVEKLEVPGFEPSPEPRGGEDGRRGSPTPTSSAVTGAAQTPGASVQTPKDVVSSAPLPPGRRLGGKYPVSRRGRR encoded by the coding sequence ATGCACCGCCATCCAGATCTGTCACAATCATTTGCTGAACTTGGTATCGAGATCCCGATTCTTCGCGCGCTGAAGGCCGTTGAGTACAAAGAGCCCTCACCGATTCAGCGGGAGTTGATTCCCGTCGTGCTTTCGGGTCGCGATGTGCTGGGACAGGCGCGCACGGGAACCGGCAAGACGGCTTCGTTTGGTCTGCCCATCCTTCAGAAGATTGATCCGACCGGTCCGCTCCAGGCGATGATTCTCACGCCGACGCGCGAGCTGGCCGTGCAGGTTCTGGGGGAACTTCGCCGGCTCGCGAAATTTCTTGAAGTCCACTGTGTGCCGGTCTATGGTGGCACGCGCATGGCACAGCAGATCCACCAGCTTGGCCGGAAGCCGCATCTGATCGTGGGCACGCCGGGCCGCGTGATGGATATGCTCGATCGGGGCATGCTCAAGCTGGACGGCCTGCGTTTTGTCGTGCTGGACGAAGTCGACCGAATGCTCGACATCGGCTTTCGCGAAGACATTCGCAACATTCTGGGGCGCATCAAGCATCCTCATCAGACGGTGTTCGTTTCCGCGACGCTCGAGCCGGAAGTCGTGAAGCTCAGCAAGTCCTTCATGACCGACCCGGTCGAGATCAACGTGTCGCGCGACCAACTCACCGTTGATGCCATCACCCAGCAGTATGTGGTCGTTAATCAGTGGGACAAGTATCGTCTGCTCCGAAAAATTCTGGAGAATGAAAAACCGACACTTGTCATCATCTTCACGCGAACGAAACACGGTGCCAGAAAGCTGGCCCGGCGACTTCACGGCGATGGAATCGAAGCGCGGGAGATACACGGCGATCTTGTCCAGCAGAAACGCGAACGGATCATGGAGCGCTTTCGCAAACATCATATTCCGATACTCGTCGCGACCGATCTCGCGGCGCGCGGAATCGATGTCCATGGAATCACCCACATCATTAACTACGATCTGCCGGAAGACATCGAAATATACGTGCATCGCATTGGTCGGACGGCACGCATGGGGGCGACGGGCAAGGCCATTTCACTCGTCACGCCTGAACAGGGCGGAATGTTGACCGAGGTCGAAATGCTGATCAACAAACAGGTCGAGAAGCTCGAAGTTCCGGGATTCGAGCCTTCGCCCGAACCACGCGGAGGCGAGGATGGCAGGCGCGGTTCTCCAACTCCCACCAGCTCCGCCGTGACCGGCGCTGCACAGACTCCGGGCGCTTCTGTTCAGACACCTAAAGATGTTGTCAGTTCTGCACCATTACCGCCGGGACGTAGGCTTGGGGGAAAGTACCCCGTCTCACGCCGCGGCAGACGGTAA
- a CDS encoding HAD family hydrolase, with product MPFDASLPRSRQVVIFDMDGTLTVSSLDFDRIRAEIGLPAGPILESLDGLAPSERMRAEAILHRHEIQDAENSQLQLHAAETVHSIRSAGHPVALMTRNSRQSLELFQRRHHIEFDLTWTREDGPMKPSPEPVFEICRRLSVDPRAGYVVGDFRFDVICGNSAGCTSVLYLEPGFETPDWASEATLIIRRLSELTEYLAIRPR from the coding sequence ATGCCGTTCGATGCCTCACTGCCTCGTTCACGTCAGGTCGTCATATTCGACATGGACGGCACTCTGACCGTCTCGTCGCTCGATTTTGATCGAATTCGCGCCGAGATCGGACTACCCGCCGGCCCGATTCTGGAGTCGCTCGACGGCCTTGCGCCTTCCGAGCGCATGCGTGCCGAGGCCATTCTTCACCGCCATGAGATTCAGGATGCCGAGAACAGCCAGCTCCAACTGCATGCGGCGGAGACGGTGCATTCAATTCGCAGCGCGGGGCATCCTGTCGCACTCATGACGCGAAATTCGCGCCAGTCGCTGGAGCTGTTCCAGCGCCGCCATCACATCGAATTTGATCTGACCTGGACGCGCGAAGACGGTCCGATGAAGCCTTCGCCGGAGCCCGTGTTCGAGATTTGCCGGAGACTGTCGGTCGATCCGCGAGCAGGCTATGTCGTCGGCGATTTTCGATTCGATGTGATCTGCGGCAATTCAGCCGGGTGCACGTCGGTGTTGTATCTCGAACCCGGATTTGAAACGCCCGATTGGGCGTCGGAAGCGACCCTGATCATTCGCAGGCTCAGCGAACTCACGGAGTATCTGGCGATTCGTCCTCGCTGA
- a CDS encoding DUF3052 family protein translates to MAMESACKLQVGRDRYEGQVRMEADHIDFSGSTKFRFRLAEITNPRRDGDIIRFNFHGSPVGLTLNPLRATDQWIDYMQHPQTLADKLGVVDGLVLKIVNIEDVELSRSLSARKIQIQTNGDGSCDMVMLGVDRASDLRQLGGLTDELHEDGSIWVVMPKSVRTVTKSNVLAAAKEAGMTNVEVVDFSENRAAYKMIRPETLRKQRAEIARGARSTPVKA, encoded by the coding sequence ATGGCGATGGAATCAGCCTGCAAGTTACAGGTCGGCCGAGACCGGTACGAAGGCCAGGTCCGCATGGAAGCGGATCACATCGATTTTTCTGGTTCGACGAAGTTCAGATTTCGCCTTGCCGAGATCACCAACCCGCGCCGCGATGGCGATATCATCCGTTTCAATTTTCACGGAAGCCCCGTCGGGCTGACGTTGAACCCCCTTCGCGCGACGGATCAGTGGATCGATTACATGCAGCATCCACAGACGCTGGCGGACAAGCTCGGCGTCGTGGACGGGCTTGTCCTCAAGATTGTGAACATTGAGGATGTCGAACTGTCGCGATCACTTTCGGCGCGGAAGATTCAGATTCAGACGAACGGCGACGGCTCCTGCGATATGGTGATGCTCGGCGTCGATCGTGCGTCGGATTTGCGGCAACTCGGGGGCCTAACCGATGAACTTCATGAGGACGGCTCGATCTGGGTGGTCATGCCCAAGAGTGTACGCACCGTGACCAAATCGAATGTCCTTGCGGCCGCGAAAGAGGCGGGCATGACCAATGTCGAAGTCGTCGATTTCTCTGAGAATCGCGCGGCCTACAAGATGATCCGGCCCGAGACGCTGCGAAAGCAGCGTGCGGAGATCGCGCGGGGCGCTCGCTCAACACCGGTCAAGGCCTGA